A window of the Mucilaginibacter sp. cycad4 genome harbors these coding sequences:
- a CDS encoding sugar phosphate isomerase/epimerase, which yields MNYSRRNFIKGTGALVLGGMALSGKAASFLSNMEHHPVGLQLFTFFGVIDEDVKGTLSKIAAIGYKELESAFSKKGGYYGMKPKEFKAMVNDLGMSWTSHHVLGAPFKLPPGAKMPAGADGKPMVLPPVLNLRDNMQQVIDEVAEGGVQYLVCANSPTATLDEIKGTIEVLNKTGEAAKKAGIQFAYHNHDMEFHAVDGKVPYDLLLSETDASNVKMELDLAWAVKAGKNPVEMFKEHPGRFPLWHVKDLDAGRQNIQPVGGGTIDFKPIFAAAKSAGMQHFFVEHDMPKDAFASITSSMSYLKDKLMV from the coding sequence ATGAATTACAGCAGAAGAAATTTTATTAAGGGCACCGGTGCATTGGTGCTCGGCGGCATGGCCTTATCGGGTAAAGCGGCAAGTTTTTTGAGTAACATGGAGCATCATCCTGTAGGGCTGCAGTTGTTTACTTTTTTCGGCGTTATTGACGAAGATGTAAAGGGCACGCTGAGCAAAATTGCAGCTATAGGATACAAGGAATTAGAATCGGCCTTTAGTAAAAAAGGCGGCTATTATGGTATGAAGCCTAAAGAATTTAAGGCCATGGTGAATGACCTGGGTATGAGCTGGACTTCGCACCACGTTCTTGGCGCTCCGTTTAAACTGCCCCCGGGAGCAAAAATGCCCGCAGGTGCAGATGGTAAACCGATGGTGTTGCCTCCTGTGCTGAACCTGCGTGATAATATGCAGCAGGTAATTGATGAAGTTGCCGAAGGCGGTGTTCAATACCTGGTTTGCGCCAACTCACCTACGGCCACGCTTGATGAAATAAAAGGTACGATTGAAGTGCTGAACAAAACGGGGGAAGCTGCTAAAAAAGCAGGCATCCAGTTTGCATATCATAACCACGATATGGAGTTTCACGCGGTTGATGGTAAAGTACCTTATGATCTGCTTTTGAGCGAAACCGATGCCAGTAATGTAAAAATGGAGCTTGATCTGGCCTGGGCTGTTAAGGCCGGTAAAAATCCGGTGGAAATGTTTAAGGAACATCCTGGTCGTTTCCCGCTTTGGCACGTGAAAGATTTGGACGCCGGCAGGCAGAATATACAACCTGTAGGAGGTGGAACTATTGATTTTAAACCAATTTTCGCCGCGGCAAAATCAGCCGGTATGCAACACTTTTTTGTAGAGCATGATATGCCTAAAGATGCCTTTGCCAGTATAACTTCAAGCATGAGCTATTTGAAGGATAAATTGATGGTGTAA
- a CDS encoding membrane dipeptidase has product MFVIDAHLDLSMNALEWNRDLTRPLAEINQREEGLTDKPDRAKAVVTLPELRKGNIGLVVATQIGRYVAPGNPLPGWHSPEQAWAQTQGQVAWYKAMEDAGEMVQVNDLSSLEKHLELWNDGASTDKKPIGYVLSLEGADSIVTVQHLERAYNYGLRAVGPAHYGPGRYAQGTDATGYMGPKGHELLKEMERLNIILDATHLCDDSFWEALDHFNGHVWASHNNCRALVNHNRQYSDEMIKALVDRGAVIGAALDAWMMVPGWVRGVSNPKGMNCNMEVMVDHIDHICQIAGNALHVGMGTDLDGAFGREQCPYDLETIADLQKVPDLLKKRGYTDEDIQNMMHGNWLRFLRNAWA; this is encoded by the coding sequence ATGTTTGTTATAGATGCCCACTTAGATTTAAGTATGAACGCCCTGGAGTGGAACCGCGATCTTACGCGTCCGCTGGCTGAGATAAATCAACGTGAAGAAGGGTTAACCGATAAACCCGACCGCGCCAAGGCTGTTGTTACTTTACCTGAATTACGCAAAGGAAATATTGGCCTGGTAGTAGCCACCCAGATAGGGCGTTACGTAGCACCTGGTAATCCCTTGCCGGGCTGGCACTCGCCAGAGCAAGCCTGGGCGCAAACACAGGGGCAGGTAGCCTGGTATAAGGCTATGGAGGATGCCGGCGAAATGGTACAGGTGAACGACTTGTCATCGCTCGAAAAGCATTTGGAGCTTTGGAACGACGGCGCATCTACAGATAAAAAGCCTATAGGATATGTTTTAAGTTTGGAAGGTGCCGATTCGATAGTGACCGTACAGCATTTGGAGCGGGCTTATAATTATGGCTTACGGGCTGTTGGTCCGGCACATTATGGCCCCGGCAGGTATGCCCAGGGTACAGATGCTACCGGGTACATGGGACCGAAAGGGCATGAACTGCTCAAGGAAATGGAGCGATTGAATATTATTTTAGATGCTACCCACCTTTGCGATGATAGCTTTTGGGAAGCACTCGATCATTTTAACGGCCATGTTTGGGCAAGCCACAACAATTGCCGTGCGCTGGTAAACCATAACCGCCAGTACAGCGATGAAATGATCAAAGCCCTTGTCGACCGCGGAGCGGTGATAGGAGCCGCCCTTGATGCCTGGATGATGGTGCCGGGATGGGTGAGGGGCGTATCCAACCCAAAAGGTATGAACTGTAACATGGAAGTTATGGTTGATCATATCGACCACATTTGCCAGATAGCCGGAAACGCCCTGCATGTAGGTATGGGTACCGATCTTGATGGTGCATTCGGTCGTGAGCAATGTCCTTATGACCTGGAAACTATTGCCGATCTGCAAAAAGTTCCTGACCTGTTAAAAAAACGCGGTTATACTGATGAGGATATCCAAAATATGATGCATGGTAATTGGCTGCGGTTTTTAAGGAACGCTTGGGCGTAA
- the htpG gene encoding molecular chaperone HtpG, with the protein MQEKGSISIHTENIFPIIKKFLYSDNEIFLRELVSNAVDATQKIKRLASLGQYTGELGDLRVEVAFDADKKTITISDNGLGMTAEEIKKYINQIAFSGATEFMEKFKEAKDANEIIGRFGLGFYSAFMVADKVEIQTLSYQEGAEPAFWVCDGSTEFEIGEGVLEERGTEITLFINDESAEFLSEHRLQEILDKYCKFLPVPIKFGTKTESVEDGVDEEGKPKYTSVEVDNIINTTNPIWTKAPSELKDEDYLDFYKQLYPFSEDPLFWIHLNVDYPFNLTGVLYFPKLKNDFEFQKNKIKLFSRQVFITDEVKDIVPEFLMLLHGVIDSPDIPLNVSRSFLQADSNVKKINSYITKKVADKLSDLFKANRKAYEEKWTDIGLFVKYGMVSEDKFYDKAKDFVLVTNTEKQNFTLPEYKDKVEANQTDKDGQLVYIYTNDPAKQDSFIQSANKKGYDVLVMNSPIDNHFISQLEQKLEKTSLKRVDADVADKLIKKDDAPETVLTEEQSTQVKSIFDKAINKPAYNVQIESLNPDGLPVTVTMDEFMRRMKDMAAMGGGMSFYGNMPDNYKVIVNGNHKLVSRILQEEDETVQAQLSKQAFDLALLSQGLLTGAELTEFVKRSVSLI; encoded by the coding sequence ATGCAAGAAAAAGGCAGCATTTCGATCCACACCGAGAACATTTTCCCGATCATTAAGAAGTTCTTATACTCTGATAACGAGATATTTTTGCGAGAGCTGGTATCAAACGCGGTAGATGCTACCCAAAAAATTAAACGTTTAGCTTCATTAGGCCAATACACCGGCGAACTTGGCGACCTGCGCGTTGAGGTAGCTTTTGATGCAGACAAAAAGACCATCACTATTAGCGATAACGGCCTTGGTATGACCGCCGAGGAGATCAAGAAATACATCAACCAGATCGCTTTTTCGGGTGCTACCGAGTTCATGGAGAAATTCAAGGAGGCTAAGGATGCCAACGAGATCATTGGCCGTTTTGGTTTAGGCTTTTACTCAGCATTCATGGTGGCTGATAAGGTGGAAATCCAAACGCTATCGTACCAGGAAGGTGCTGAGCCTGCTTTTTGGGTTTGCGATGGCAGCACCGAATTTGAAATTGGCGAAGGCGTTTTAGAAGAGCGCGGCACCGAGATCACGCTGTTTATCAACGATGAATCGGCTGAGTTTTTAAGCGAGCATAGGCTTCAGGAGATCCTTGATAAATATTGCAAGTTTTTACCGGTTCCAATCAAATTCGGAACTAAGACCGAATCTGTTGAAGATGGCGTTGACGAAGAAGGCAAACCAAAGTATACTTCTGTTGAAGTTGATAATATCATCAACACCACCAACCCTATCTGGACAAAAGCACCGTCTGAATTAAAAGACGAGGATTACCTCGACTTTTACAAACAGCTTTATCCTTTCAGCGAAGATCCATTGTTCTGGATCCACCTTAATGTTGATTATCCTTTCAACCTTACCGGTGTGCTGTACTTCCCTAAGCTGAAAAACGATTTCGAGTTCCAGAAAAATAAGATCAAATTATTTAGCCGCCAGGTATTTATTACCGACGAGGTGAAAGATATCGTTCCTGAATTTTTGATGCTGTTACATGGCGTTATTGATTCACCGGATATTCCGCTTAACGTATCACGTAGCTTTTTACAGGCCGATAGCAACGTTAAAAAGATCAACAGCTATATCACTAAAAAAGTAGCTGATAAATTGTCAGACCTTTTCAAAGCCAACCGTAAAGCTTACGAAGAAAAATGGACAGACATTGGCCTGTTTGTAAAATACGGTATGGTAAGCGAAGACAAGTTTTACGACAAAGCCAAAGATTTTGTTTTGGTTACCAATACCGAAAAACAAAACTTTACCCTCCCCGAATACAAGGATAAAGTAGAAGCTAACCAAACCGATAAAGACGGTCAGCTGGTTTACATTTATACCAATGACCCGGCTAAACAGGATTCGTTTATCCAGTCGGCCAATAAAAAGGGTTATGATGTGTTGGTGATGAACTCACCTATCGACAATCACTTCATCAGCCAATTGGAGCAAAAGCTGGAGAAAACATCATTAAAACGTGTTGACGCCGATGTGGCCGATAAACTGATTAAAAAAGATGATGCGCCCGAAACCGTACTTACCGAAGAGCAAAGCACCCAGGTAAAAAGTATTTTTGACAAAGCCATCAACAAACCGGCTTACAACGTTCAAATTGAAAGCCTTAACCCGGATGGGTTACCTGTTACTGTAACTATGGACGAGTTTATGCGCCGTATGAAAGATATGGCAGCTATGGGCGGTGGCATGAGTTTTTATGGCAACATGCCTGATAACTACAAAGTTATTGTAAATGGTAACCACAAACTGGTAAGCCGCATTTTACAGGAAGAAGACGAAACTGTACAGGCACAGCTTTCAAAACAAGCCTTTGATCTGGCCTTGCTATCACAAGGTTTATTAACCGGCGCTGAGTTAACTGAATTTGTTAAACGCAGTGTTAGTTTGATATAA
- a CDS encoding DUF4251 domain-containing protein, with protein MKILNKIALLATFIFIGTNVTVAQIKQTKTEKKAAKQAEIKQMVEDQNFVFKANYALPMRGGSRSLTSDYDLTISKDTIVSFLPYFGRAYVAPPPGTTDGGIKVNTTKFTYSSVKKGSGWNITIKPKEKNIADWRDVQTFNLSISQDGYGSLQVTSTNRDPISFNGYIEARRK; from the coding sequence ATGAAAATATTAAATAAAATAGCCCTCCTGGCTACATTCATATTTATTGGGACAAACGTAACCGTTGCTCAAATCAAACAAACCAAAACCGAAAAAAAAGCAGCTAAGCAGGCTGAAATAAAACAAATGGTGGAGGATCAAAATTTTGTGTTTAAAGCTAACTATGCCTTGCCAATGCGGGGCGGCAGCAGATCGCTTACTTCTGATTATGATCTTACAATAAGTAAAGATACTATAGTATCATTCCTGCCCTATTTTGGCCGCGCGTATGTAGCCCCGCCTCCCGGAACAACTGATGGCGGTATTAAGGTAAATACTACAAAATTCACTTACTCGTCGGTAAAGAAAGGAAGTGGCTGGAATATCACTATCAAACCCAAAGAAAAAAACATAGCCGACTGGCGCGATGTACAAACATTTAACCTAAGTATCTCGCAGGATGGTTATGGCTCACTACAGGTAACCAGCACCAACCGCGACCCAATATCATTTAACGGATATATTGAGGCGAGAAGGAAATAA
- the eat gene encoding ethanolamine permease, with amino-acid sequence MAETSTEHLKRVLKPIHLWAIAVGLVISGEYFGWNLGWAVSGTIGLLIATLVITLMYITFIFSYTELTASIPHAGGAFAYAYRAMGPFGGLIAGYATLVDFLVATPAVAVSLGSYLHFLYPAIPITEAAMGFNILFILLNMLGVKESATFSVFITILAIIELLLYLGIVSPHFKIVNYLNNPMPFGWAGVFAALPFAVWFYLAIEGVAMVAEEVENPKKNIPRGYISAIITLVVLALGVMVITGGLTDWRKLSHLDYPLPEAIGIVLGKGNGLTKIFASIGLFGLIASLHGIILASSRQVFAMARSGYLPRVLSDINHKFKTPHWALVVSGVVSSIFIYKFKTDQIIMLSVLGAVVMYIMSMASLFILRKKEPRLSRPFLAPVYPVFPAIALIICLVCLIATIYFNPDMSLIFAGGLAIVLLVFIAMGKHKVALTEDMMSAPIDEVINH; translated from the coding sequence ATGGCGGAAACATCTACAGAACATTTAAAACGGGTTTTAAAACCTATCCATTTATGGGCTATAGCCGTAGGGCTGGTTATTTCGGGCGAATATTTTGGGTGGAATTTGGGATGGGCCGTATCGGGCACAATAGGTTTGCTGATAGCTACCCTGGTTATCACCTTAATGTACATCACCTTTATTTTTAGCTACACCGAGCTTACCGCATCCATACCTCATGCCGGTGGCGCGTTTGCATACGCATACCGGGCTATGGGCCCGTTTGGCGGATTAATTGCCGGTTATGCTACCCTTGTTGACTTCCTGGTAGCTACACCTGCTGTGGCTGTATCTTTAGGGAGTTACCTGCATTTTTTGTATCCTGCCATTCCTATAACAGAGGCAGCAATGGGCTTTAATATCCTCTTTATTCTTTTGAATATGCTGGGCGTAAAGGAATCGGCAACTTTTTCAGTATTCATTACCATACTTGCCATAATTGAGTTGCTACTTTATCTGGGTATTGTTTCACCGCATTTTAAAATAGTAAACTACCTTAACAATCCAATGCCGTTTGGCTGGGCAGGTGTGTTTGCAGCCCTGCCTTTTGCGGTTTGGTTTTACCTGGCCATTGAAGGCGTTGCTATGGTAGCCGAAGAAGTGGAAAACCCTAAAAAGAACATTCCACGCGGCTATATTTCGGCTATAATAACCCTGGTAGTACTGGCGCTGGGTGTAATGGTCATTACCGGCGGGCTTACCGATTGGCGCAAGCTAAGTCATCTGGATTATCCCTTACCAGAAGCCATCGGAATAGTATTGGGTAAGGGTAACGGCTTAACCAAAATATTTGCCAGTATAGGCTTGTTTGGATTGATAGCATCCCTGCATGGTATTATCCTTGCATCATCGCGGCAGGTGTTTGCCATGGCACGGAGTGGTTATTTACCGCGGGTGCTGTCGGATATTAATCACAAATTTAAAACACCGCACTGGGCGCTTGTGGTTAGCGGCGTGGTAAGCTCCATCTTCATTTATAAATTTAAAACAGATCAGATCATCATGCTATCGGTGCTCGGTGCCGTAGTTATGTACATCATGAGCATGGCGAGCCTGTTTATACTGCGTAAAAAAGAACCACGCTTAAGCCGACCGTTTTTAGCCCCGGTATACCCGGTTTTTCCGGCCATAGCTTTAATAATTTGCTTAGTATGTTTAATAGCGACAATATATTTTAATCCTGATATGAGCCTCATTTTTGCAGGAGGATTGGCAATTGTGCTGCTGGTTTTTATAGCGATGGGAAAACATAAAGTTGCTTTAACCGAAGATATGATGAGTGCCCCAATTGATGAGGTCATTAATCATTAA
- the eutC gene encoding ethanolamine ammonia-lyase subunit EutC, whose translation MKRNIPHEIGPLKALQEFTSARIAIGRVGTSIPLKQSLEFKLAHAHARDAVYSELDLGKLTNALKPFDVPVLQLHSRVTHRRQYLQRPDLGRKLNEPSLNELNGYSAESDVAIMIVDGLSATAVNENAVGLLDALIPLLVANGLKLAPISLVEQGRVAIGDDIGHGLNAKLSLILIGERPGLSSADSLGAYLTYNPKPGLTDESRNCVSNIRHKGLTYKKAAKKIFYLINEAFKRKLSGVELKDNAGLIES comes from the coding sequence ATGAAACGAAACATCCCACATGAAATTGGGCCATTGAAGGCTTTGCAGGAGTTTACTTCGGCAAGGATAGCTATTGGCCGCGTGGGGACAAGTATCCCGTTAAAGCAGTCGCTTGAGTTTAAGCTGGCGCATGCACATGCACGGGATGCCGTATACTCTGAATTGGATCTGGGTAAGCTAACCAATGCGCTTAAACCTTTCGACGTTCCGGTTTTACAGCTGCATAGCAGGGTAACACACAGACGACAATACCTGCAACGGCCCGACCTTGGGCGTAAGCTTAACGAGCCTTCATTGAACGAACTAAATGGTTATAGTGCTGAAAGCGATGTCGCTATCATGATAGTTGATGGACTTTCGGCAACAGCAGTAAATGAAAATGCCGTGGGGTTGCTGGATGCACTTATTCCCTTGTTGGTTGCTAATGGTTTAAAGCTGGCACCTATAAGCCTGGTTGAGCAGGGCAGGGTAGCCATTGGTGATGATATTGGTCACGGACTGAATGCTAAACTCTCGCTGATCCTTATCGGCGAGCGCCCTGGCCTCAGCTCGGCCGATAGTTTAGGGGCTTATCTCACCTATAATCCTAAACCCGGCTTAACCGATGAATCAAGGAACTGCGTTTCCAATATTCGGCATAAGGGGCTAACCTATAAGAAAGCCGCAAAAAAGATTTTCTATCTAATTAACGAAGCCTTCAAACGGAAGTTATCAGGCGTGGAGTTGAAGGATAACGCGGGGTTGATAGAGTCTTAA
- a CDS encoding ethanolamine ammonia-lyase subunit EutB has protein sequence MYRHNIHHRVYKFPNLKILLGKASPYRSGDELAGLCAGGYEERVAAQITLADVPLKNFLNEVVVPYEDDEITRLIIDDHDEAAFSHISHLTVGELRDWLLSDETDCATLTTIASGLTPEMVAAVSKLMRNQDLIAMANKCQVVTCFRNTIGLKGHFSTRLQPNHPTDDPRGVAASIIDGLLFGSGDAVIGINPATDSPAAVSSLLTLMDELRHRFEIPTQTCVLSHITTTLQLVNEGAPVDLCFQSIAGTEKANASFGVNLSLIEEAYQATLSLKRGTAGNNVMYFETGQGSALSANANFGVDQQTCEVRAYAVARKFNPLLVNTVVGFIGPEYLYDGKQIIRAALEDHFCGKLLGLPMGVDVCYTNHAEADQDDMDNLLTLLGVAGCNFVMGIPGSDDIMLNYQSTSFHDALYLRKVLGLKPAPEFEQWLIKQGIVDNRGNMLPVNEHGLLRGFN, from the coding sequence ATGTACCGCCACAATATACATCACCGGGTTTATAAGTTTCCCAACCTGAAAATATTGCTGGGGAAGGCTTCGCCTTATCGCTCGGGCGATGAACTGGCAGGGCTTTGTGCTGGTGGGTATGAGGAACGGGTGGCCGCGCAAATTACCCTGGCCGATGTGCCGCTCAAAAACTTTTTGAACGAGGTGGTGGTCCCCTATGAGGATGATGAAATTACCCGCCTTATCATTGACGATCATGATGAGGCGGCTTTTAGCCATATCAGCCATTTAACGGTTGGTGAATTGCGCGACTGGCTGCTAAGTGACGAAACCGACTGTGCTACTTTAACAACTATAGCTTCCGGCTTAACGCCCGAAATGGTGGCTGCGGTTTCTAAACTGATGCGTAACCAGGATTTGATCGCGATGGCCAATAAATGCCAGGTGGTTACATGCTTTCGCAATACCATTGGGTTAAAGGGGCATTTCAGTACCCGTTTGCAGCCCAATCATCCAACAGATGACCCGCGGGGGGTAGCGGCCAGCATCATCGACGGCTTATTATTTGGCAGCGGGGATGCAGTTATCGGCATTAACCCTGCAACGGATAGTCCGGCGGCGGTGAGCAGCTTACTTACGTTAATGGATGAGTTGCGGCACAGGTTTGAGATCCCAACGCAAACCTGTGTTTTGAGCCATATTACTACTACACTACAGCTGGTTAATGAGGGTGCGCCTGTTGATCTTTGCTTTCAATCAATAGCTGGGACCGAAAAGGCTAACGCCAGTTTTGGGGTTAATTTAAGCTTAATTGAGGAAGCTTATCAGGCTACATTATCATTAAAGCGAGGTACGGCAGGTAATAACGTGATGTACTTTGAAACCGGGCAGGGCAGCGCGCTATCGGCCAATGCCAATTTTGGGGTAGATCAGCAAACCTGCGAAGTGAGGGCATATGCTGTTGCGCGAAAGTTTAACCCTTTGCTGGTAAATACAGTGGTAGGCTTTATTGGTCCGGAGTATTTGTATGATGGTAAGCAGATCATTCGTGCTGCGCTCGAGGATCATTTTTGCGGAAAACTTTTGGGCTTGCCCATGGGCGTAGATGTTTGCTACACCAACCATGCTGAAGCCGATCAGGACGATATGGACAATCTGCTTACCCTGCTGGGCGTGGCGGGCTGCAACTTTGTGATGGGTATTCCCGGATCAGATGATATTATGTTGAATTATCAGTCAACCTCCTTTCATGACGCGTTATACCTGCGTAAAGTGTTAGGATTGAAACCCGCACCGGAGTTTGAACAATGGCTGATAAAACAAGGCATAGTTGATAATAGGGGGAATATGCTGCCGGTTAACGAGCATGGATTGTTGAGAGGATTTAATTGA
- a CDS encoding glucosidase: MNAEQSRLKDTGWKKWGPYVSDRQWGTVREDYSANGDAWNYITHDMARSKAYRWGEEGIAGICDRQQYLCFAIALWNKKDPIIKERYFGLSNPEGNHGEDVKEMYYYLDSTPTHSYMKTLYKYPQNEFPYKRLVDENKRRGRQDPEFELMDTKIFDHNEYFDVFTEYAKSAQEDILIKITIHNRSDKDAPLNVMPTLWFRNTWGWGYDSRKPDLCASSDKVISVFHKDLGQMWLHTEGEAQLLFCDNETNSRRLYNYDDGRKFYKDGINDYIVHSADTVNPKNMGTKAAINYDLNIPAKRSVTLRLRLSEDANYSFEDFDQVFDVRQTEADQFYNDIHGATMNPDRRLIQRQAFAGMLWNKQFFYTDVRHWLSGDKGMPPPPAQRQKARNSKWTHLNTRDIISMPDKWEYPWFAAWDLAFHCLPLATVDMAFAKNQLILLTRDWYMHPNGQLPAYEWDFGDVNPPVHAMAVWNVYITDKENNNGKGDTYFLERVFHKLMLNFTWWVNRKDQSGNNIFEGGFLGMDNIGVFDRNMHLPSGQHLEQADGTSWMAMYSLNLLRIATELTETDKAYADIASKFFEHFIYIVGAMSNLGENNEGLWDDEDGFFYDQIRFPDDGSIKMRVRSIVGLIPLFATEVLDEKDIMESPVFKDRMKWFAENRPDLASLVSRWNEKGSNGKHLISLLRGYRMKSLLKYMLDENEFLSDYGIRSLSKYHLKHPYHVSVNGVEFGITYVPGESDSGLFGGNSNWRGPIWMPINYLIIDSLHRFHMFYGDEFKIECPTGSGNFMNLKEVANELYARVSKLFMKNENGERPVYGRNSKLQADPHFKDHILFYEFFDGDTGLGLGAAHQTGWTGLIANCLYLE; encoded by the coding sequence ATGAATGCAGAACAATCAAGGTTAAAGGATACAGGCTGGAAAAAGTGGGGGCCTTACGTGAGCGACCGCCAGTGGGGTACCGTACGTGAGGATTACAGCGCCAATGGTGATGCCTGGAACTATATAACCCATGACATGGCCCGCAGTAAAGCTTACCGCTGGGGCGAGGAAGGCATAGCCGGCATTTGCGACAGGCAGCAATACCTTTGCTTTGCAATTGCATTATGGAATAAGAAAGACCCTATAATTAAAGAGCGTTACTTCGGCCTCAGTAACCCTGAAGGTAACCATGGCGAGGATGTGAAGGAGATGTACTATTACCTGGATAGTACGCCCACGCACTCGTACATGAAAACGTTATATAAATATCCACAAAACGAGTTTCCGTACAAACGGTTGGTTGATGAGAACAAACGCCGTGGTCGCCAGGATCCGGAGTTTGAACTAATGGACACGAAGATCTTTGATCATAACGAATATTTCGATGTTTTTACTGAATACGCCAAAAGCGCCCAGGAAGATATCCTGATAAAAATAACTATCCATAATCGCAGTGATAAAGATGCGCCGCTTAATGTGATGCCTACTTTATGGTTCCGCAATACCTGGGGTTGGGGATATGATTCACGCAAACCTGATCTTTGTGCTTCTTCGGATAAGGTGATCAGTGTTTTTCATAAAGACCTTGGGCAGATGTGGCTGCACACCGAAGGAGAAGCTCAACTCCTGTTCTGTGATAATGAAACCAACTCGCGCAGGCTTTATAATTATGACGATGGCCGAAAGTTTTATAAGGATGGTATAAACGATTATATTGTTCATAGTGCCGATACGGTAAACCCTAAAAACATGGGTACCAAGGCAGCTATAAACTACGATTTGAATATCCCGGCCAAACGAAGCGTAACCTTACGCCTGCGCTTGTCTGAAGATGCTAACTATAGCTTCGAAGATTTTGACCAGGTTTTTGACGTTCGCCAAACAGAGGCCGATCAGTTTTATAATGATATCCACGGAGCTACCATGAACCCTGACCGCCGCCTTATTCAGCGGCAGGCTTTTGCAGGTATGCTTTGGAACAAGCAGTTTTTTTATACAGATGTTCGCCACTGGCTTAGCGGTGATAAAGGGATGCCGCCTCCGCCTGCACAAAGGCAAAAGGCCCGCAACAGTAAGTGGACGCATCTTAATACCCGCGATATTATTTCGATGCCCGATAAATGGGAATACCCCTGGTTTGCTGCCTGGGACCTGGCTTTTCACTGTTTGCCGCTGGCAACAGTTGATATGGCCTTTGCCAAAAATCAGCTGATTTTGCTTACCCGCGATTGGTATATGCATCCTAATGGCCAGTTGCCTGCCTATGAATGGGATTTTGGGGATGTTAACCCTCCGGTACATGCCATGGCCGTATGGAACGTTTATATAACTGATAAAGAAAACAATAACGGCAAAGGGGATACTTATTTCCTGGAACGGGTTTTTCATAAGCTAATGCTCAATTTTACCTGGTGGGTTAACCGAAAAGACCAATCGGGGAATAACATTTTTGAAGGGGGCTTCCTGGGCATGGATAACATCGGTGTTTTTGACCGTAACATGCATTTACCTTCCGGGCAGCATTTGGAACAGGCCGATGGTACCAGTTGGATGGCCATGTATTCGCTTAACCTGCTGCGCATTGCCACCGAACTTACCGAAACCGACAAAGCTTACGCTGATATTGCTTCTAAGTTTTTTGAACATTTCATTTATATTGTAGGGGCCATGTCAAACCTGGGCGAAAATAATGAAGGCCTTTGGGATGACGAGGATGGCTTTTTCTACGATCAGATCCGGTTTCCCGATGACGGTTCTATAAAAATGCGGGTGAGGAGCATAGTGGGGCTGATCCCCCTGTTTGCTACCGAAGTGCTGGATGAAAAAGACATTATGGAAAGCCCCGTATTTAAAGACCGCATGAAATGGTTTGCTGAAAATCGCCCTGATCTTGCATCGCTGGTTTCCCGTTGGAACGAGAAGGGAAGCAACGGCAAACACCTGATTAGTTTGCTGCGTGGTTACAGGATGAAATCATTGCTCAAATATATGTTGGATGAAAATGAGTTTTTGAGCGATTATGGGATCCGTTCACTTTCAAAGTATCACCTTAAACATCCTTATCATGTTTCGGTAAATGGAGTTGAATTTGGCATTACCTATGTGCCCGGCGAGAGTGACAGCGGTTTATTTGGCGGTAACAGTAACTGGCGCGGCCCTATCTGGATGCCGATCAATTACCTGATCATTGATAGTTTGCACAGGTTCCACATGTTTTATGGCGATGAGTTTAAAATAGAATGCCCAACCGGTTCGGGTAATTTCATGAACCTGAAGGAGGTGGCTAACGAACTTTATGCCCGGGTTTCCAAACTGTTTATGAAAAACGAAAATGGTGAGCGGCCGGTGTATGGCAGAAATTCAAAGCTGCAAGCCGATCCGCATTTTAAAGATCATATCCTGTTTTATGAGTTTTTTGACGGTGATACCGGCCTGGGACTGGGTGCTGCACATCAAACCGGCTGGACAGGCTTGATAGCCAATTGTTTGTATCTGGAGTAA